In the genome of Xanthocytophaga agilis, one region contains:
- a CDS encoding DUF3027 domain-containing protein codes for MSFPVLEVYSQTNDTIENCIVLHTSGNWTKYSLDEFTDVDKIADAHAENCANRWKKTLPPKAFDNHCRDCTYFLPNSGRFYFWDFGLCSNGKSIFDGKVVGVKNSCEYFDDTLNPYKEN; via the coding sequence GTGTCTTTTCCTGTTTTGGAAGTGTATAGCCAAACCAATGATACAATAGAAAACTGTATAGTTCTTCATACATCCGGTAATTGGACCAAATACAGTTTAGACGAATTTACAGATGTAGATAAAATAGCTGATGCACACGCAGAAAATTGTGCAAATCGCTGGAAGAAAACACTTCCTCCAAAGGCATTCGATAACCATTGTAGAGATTGTACTTATTTTCTCCCCAACAGTGGCAGATTTTACTTTTGGGATTTTGGACTTTGTAGCAATGGTAAATCTATCTTTGATGGAAAGGTCGTCGGAGTGAAAAACAGTTGTGAATACTTTGATGATACACTCAATCCATATAAGGAAAATTGA
- a CDS encoding DeoR/GlpR family DNA-binding transcription regulator, giving the protein MLKEERHQHILSELNIRNRILLTDIAQKLQVSEDTIRRDLKELHEEGKLKKVHGGAVAKSFNPFSFREEEIYDRANKLLIAEKACRLIKDGQAILITGGTTNLELISLLPKNLRCTFFTPSLPVAMQLAQFPTIETILIGGKLSPDAMVTTGGEAFNLLNRLKVDLCFLGTGHLDVNFGLSEFDWEIVELKQALIRSSRKIISLTLSAKINSIQRYKVCDLSAIHMLITELDPFDEKLTPFRMSGLDIL; this is encoded by the coding sequence ATGCTTAAAGAAGAACGTCATCAGCATATTCTCAGTGAGCTGAATATTCGCAACAGAATTCTACTGACAGATATTGCGCAGAAACTCCAGGTTTCAGAAGATACTATACGCAGAGATTTAAAAGAATTGCATGAAGAAGGGAAACTTAAAAAAGTACATGGTGGCGCAGTAGCAAAATCATTCAATCCTTTTAGCTTTCGTGAAGAAGAAATTTATGACCGGGCAAACAAATTGCTTATTGCCGAAAAAGCCTGTAGATTAATTAAGGATGGACAAGCCATTCTTATTACTGGAGGAACAACCAATCTGGAGCTTATCAGCTTACTTCCTAAAAACCTGCGGTGCACTTTTTTTACACCCAGTTTGCCTGTAGCGATGCAACTCGCTCAGTTTCCTACTATTGAAACCATTTTAATAGGTGGTAAACTCTCTCCTGATGCTATGGTTACAACTGGAGGTGAAGCCTTTAACTTGCTTAACAGGCTTAAAGTAGACTTATGTTTTCTAGGCACAGGTCATCTGGATGTTAACTTTGGCCTATCAGAGTTTGACTGGGAAATTGTGGAATTAAAACAAGCCCTAATCCGCTCTTCCCGCAAGATTATATCTCTTACCTTATCAGCCAAAATCAACTCTATCCAACGTTACAAGGTCTGTGATCTGAGTGCCATTCACATGTTGATTACCGAACTTGATCCTTTTGATGAAAAGTTGACACCATTTCGCATGTCAGGGTTAGATATTTTATAA
- a CDS encoding Crp/Fnr family transcriptional regulator yields MIYDSLIHYIQERSQSPLTSSDIALIRESFVYKKLRKRQFFLQEGDICKHFGFIVKGAMRQYTVDQKGSEHNIQLYIENWWASDRESFWKEKPSIYAIEAWEETDLLLLPKANGYYERVNAIPAFNEMRIKLDDNNSIASQRRLRASMFDTAEKRYEELTLRYPEFIQRFPQHIIASYLGITKETLSRIRNQSAKK; encoded by the coding sequence ATGATATATGATTCTCTGATCCATTACATCCAGGAACGTTCGCAAAGCCCTCTCACTTCATCTGACATTGCTTTAATCCGGGAGTCTTTTGTCTACAAAAAATTACGGAAAAGGCAGTTCTTTTTGCAGGAAGGAGATATTTGCAAACACTTTGGATTTATCGTAAAAGGAGCCATGCGGCAATATACGGTAGATCAGAAAGGTTCTGAACATAATATCCAGCTGTATATTGAAAATTGGTGGGCATCAGATAGAGAAAGTTTCTGGAAAGAAAAGCCTTCCATCTATGCTATTGAAGCATGGGAAGAAACAGATTTGCTCTTACTTCCGAAAGCAAACGGGTACTATGAACGAGTCAATGCGATCCCGGCTTTTAATGAGATGCGAATTAAACTGGATGATAACAATTCCATTGCTTCACAAAGACGACTGCGGGCCTCTATGTTTGATACAGCAGAGAAACGGTATGAAGAGCTAACCCTACGCTATCCTGAATTTATCCAACGCTTTCCGCAACACATAATAGCCTCCTATCTGGGTATAACCAAAGAAACCCTTAGCCGTATACGAAACCAATCGGCAAAAAAATAA
- a CDS encoding SusC/RagA family TonB-linked outer membrane protein: protein MYLNLRWFNRLYHLKAVFLVFVMGLLAQKVTAQTSSEHLVKGTVTDLAGEPIPGASVVVIGSGRGTLSGANGQFSLTISNATGQSVAIQASFVGYQNTTAQIKADAGGSSTVTLQLKQDYLALDEVVVTGTSVATSKRQLGNAISTVQVSNLPSTASTSIDQLLTGKVSGAQITQNSGNPAGGISIRLRGPSTIVGSSDPLYIVDGVIVNNSSPEIIDLGGYAQNRLVDINPSDIERIEVIKGAAAAAIYGSRANNGVVQIFTKRGKEGKPQVEFSTQLRMNEIRKTLPYNTVPFRFTNTTASDLTTVPVERYDYQDKIFRKGIGTENYLSVSGGTGSTQYFFSASNLYNQGIIDKTDFSRNGARLRIQQRFGEKASLSIGSNYTYSTSHEVPNGGINEAYGALTGFIFANNFINPDPNPATGIYPSTAPSVVRRTNPLEAINRFKFSQRISRYIGDVQLVITPFAGLSLNYTLGIDTYSQVAQGYIPPNNTTPTYNQGYARRGDLNVFQINNDLNLSYQTHIADWLESTTGLGGTIQYDRSYLTGITAQQLGTFGETINNGSNIVASETRTERAIMGAFVQQTFGIAQKLFITGAARVDGSSVYGVNNRWQFFPKVSGSYILSEEKFWKDNLANVVSSFKIRAAWGQSGNLTAIGAYDRFTNYASASVGSLIGYTAPLTLGNFDVKPERQTEFEFGVDLALVKDRIGIEFSHFKKDVKDLILNRTLAPSSGYNNRFINVGTMTNSGFEIQLKLVPLQTKAVKWNSTFSYTHNKNVVNGVEGNGVLPFAGGFGQVAAVNGYPLGAFYSTFFARNADGSLLLTAAGLPQRELGTQGANGTYTVGRNDNGQPTGTVLSKVIGNPNPKHIISWINEVEWKQFSFRMQWDGMLGYDIFNFTKRVGDRDLYGGLKGYEPELRGEVPKGTSAALFSIFENWIEDGSFVKLRELSVSYSLKPKVLGIQGMRIFVAGRNLLSIDNYSGYDPETNAAGQTNAVRGFDFVEVPIPRTYAIGVNVKF, encoded by the coding sequence ATGTACCTAAATTTACGATGGTTCAACAGGCTGTATCATTTAAAAGCAGTCTTTCTTGTATTCGTTATGGGGCTTCTGGCCCAAAAAGTAACTGCCCAGACTTCCTCCGAACACCTTGTGAAAGGAACCGTGACGGATCTGGCAGGTGAGCCTATTCCTGGCGCCTCTGTTGTTGTTATCGGATCTGGCAGAGGAACACTATCTGGTGCCAACGGACAGTTTTCTCTGACTATTTCCAATGCAACCGGACAATCCGTTGCCATTCAGGCCAGCTTTGTAGGGTATCAGAATACAACAGCACAGATAAAGGCAGATGCTGGAGGTAGTAGTACAGTTACCCTTCAGCTAAAACAAGATTATCTTGCCCTTGATGAGGTTGTAGTGACAGGAACTTCAGTTGCTACCAGTAAGCGACAACTGGGAAATGCTATTTCTACTGTACAGGTAAGTAATCTTCCTTCTACTGCTTCTACTTCTATTGATCAGTTGCTTACCGGTAAGGTTTCGGGAGCACAAATCACACAGAACTCAGGTAATCCGGCGGGGGGAATCAGTATTCGGTTGCGCGGACCCAGTACAATTGTAGGATCGTCTGATCCCTTGTATATTGTAGACGGGGTTATTGTGAATAACTCATCGCCTGAAATTATTGATCTTGGTGGATATGCGCAGAATCGTCTGGTAGATATTAACCCCAGTGACATCGAACGAATCGAAGTAATTAAGGGAGCTGCAGCTGCAGCTATTTATGGTTCAAGGGCCAATAATGGGGTAGTACAGATATTTACCAAACGCGGAAAGGAAGGCAAGCCTCAGGTAGAATTTTCTACACAGCTTCGAATGAACGAGATACGCAAAACGCTTCCATATAATACGGTTCCGTTTCGTTTTACTAATACTACGGCCAGTGATCTGACAACAGTTCCCGTGGAACGGTATGATTACCAGGACAAGATATTCCGCAAAGGTATTGGTACAGAAAATTACCTGTCAGTATCAGGAGGAACCGGAAGTACGCAATATTTCTTTTCGGCATCTAATCTGTACAATCAGGGTATTATTGATAAGACTGACTTCTCCCGAAATGGAGCGCGTCTTCGTATTCAACAACGATTTGGGGAGAAGGCAAGCTTGTCAATAGGTTCTAACTATACCTACAGCACTAGCCATGAAGTACCCAATGGTGGGATCAATGAAGCATATGGAGCGCTTACCGGATTTATCTTTGCCAACAACTTTATTAATCCTGACCCGAACCCTGCTACTGGCATTTATCCTTCTACTGCACCTTCGGTCGTACGTAGAACCAATCCGCTGGAAGCTATTAACCGATTCAAATTCAGCCAGCGGATAAGCCGTTACATTGGAGATGTTCAGTTAGTGATTACTCCTTTTGCAGGACTATCATTAAATTATACACTGGGTATAGATACATATTCTCAGGTTGCTCAAGGGTATATTCCTCCTAATAACACAACCCCCACATATAATCAGGGATATGCACGCCGGGGTGATCTCAATGTGTTTCAAATCAATAATGATCTGAACCTTTCCTATCAGACTCATATTGCTGACTGGCTCGAATCGACAACTGGGCTGGGTGGTACTATACAATATGACCGTTCCTATCTGACAGGGATTACTGCACAGCAGTTAGGCACATTTGGCGAAACGATCAACAATGGTTCCAATATTGTAGCCAGTGAAACACGCACCGAACGGGCTATTATGGGTGCTTTTGTTCAACAGACATTTGGCATTGCACAGAAATTATTCATCACAGGTGCTGCCAGAGTAGATGGTTCGTCTGTATATGGAGTAAACAATAGATGGCAGTTCTTTCCAAAAGTGAGTGGTTCCTATATTCTGTCCGAAGAGAAATTCTGGAAGGATAATCTTGCAAATGTTGTGTCCTCATTTAAGATTCGTGCGGCCTGGGGGCAATCGGGTAACCTTACTGCCATTGGTGCCTATGATCGCTTTACAAATTATGCTTCTGCTTCTGTTGGCTCACTGATAGGATATACAGCTCCACTTACATTAGGAAATTTTGATGTGAAGCCCGAACGGCAAACAGAATTTGAGTTTGGCGTTGATCTGGCCTTAGTAAAAGATCGTATCGGAATAGAGTTCTCCCATTTTAAGAAAGATGTAAAAGACCTGATTCTGAATCGAACACTGGCTCCTTCTTCAGGGTATAATAACCGATTCATCAATGTAGGTACCATGACCAATTCAGGTTTTGAAATACAACTCAAACTGGTACCATTGCAAACAAAAGCCGTAAAATGGAATTCTACGTTTAGCTATACACACAATAAAAATGTAGTCAATGGGGTAGAAGGTAATGGTGTGCTGCCTTTTGCAGGTGGTTTCGGACAGGTGGCAGCTGTAAACGGGTATCCGCTCGGTGCTTTTTACAGTACATTCTTCGCTCGTAATGCAGACGGGAGCCTGTTGCTCACTGCTGCCGGACTGCCCCAGCGTGAATTAGGCACCCAAGGAGCCAATGGTACCTATACTGTAGGCCGTAATGATAATGGACAACCCACAGGTACAGTATTGTCCAAAGTTATAGGCAATCCCAATCCCAAACATATTATTAGCTGGATCAACGAGGTGGAATGGAAACAATTCTCCTTCCGTATGCAATGGGACGGCATGCTGGGTTATGACATTTTTAACTTTACCAAGCGGGTAGGTGACCGTGATCTCTATGGTGGGTTGAAAGGATATGAACCTGAGTTGAGAGGTGAAGTGCCAAAAGGTACCAGTGCTGCGTTGTTCAGTATTTTTGAAAACTGGATTGAGGATGGAAGTTTTGTGAAGTTGCGTGAGTTGTCTGTATCGTACTCACTCAAGCCAAAGGTTTTGGGCATTCAGGGCATGCGAATCTTTGTCGCCGGGCGTAACCTGCTTTCTATTGACAACTATAGTGGCTATGATCCGGAAACCAACGCTGCCGGACAAACCAATGCTGTGCGGGGTTTTGACTTTGTGGAGGTTCCTATTCCACGTACCTATGCTATTGGGGTAAATGTTAAATTCTAA
- a CDS encoding RidA family protein has protein sequence MDKKSVNPWTWQDNFSFSQAVETTGSSQILYCAGQASISPEGKPLHANDMKAQLTLALNNLEAVLTKGGYHWTNVIRLVVYTTNFDLLFENYAQLEERLKQAKPKPIINLLGVNRLIFPELLVEIEATAVK, from the coding sequence ATGGACAAGAAATCTGTTAATCCCTGGACATGGCAGGATAACTTTAGTTTTTCACAAGCTGTTGAAACAACTGGCAGTTCACAAATATTGTATTGTGCAGGACAAGCCTCTATCAGTCCGGAAGGTAAGCCATTGCATGCAAACGATATGAAAGCGCAATTAACATTAGCACTTAATAATCTGGAAGCTGTATTAACCAAAGGAGGCTACCATTGGACCAATGTCATCCGTTTGGTAGTATATACAACTAACTTCGACCTTTTATTCGAAAATTATGCACAACTTGAAGAAAGATTGAAACAGGCAAAACCCAAACCTATTATAAATCTTTTAGGAGTCAACCGCTTAATATTTCCGGAATTATTGGTTGAAATAGAGGCAACGGCGGTGAAATAA